The following proteins are co-located in the Rattus norvegicus strain BN/NHsdMcwi chromosome X, GRCr8, whole genome shotgun sequence genome:
- the Pdha1 gene encoding pyruvate dehydrogenase E1 component subunit alpha, somatic form, mitochondrial precursor, whose translation MRKMLAAVSRVLAGAAQKPASRVLVASRNFANDATFEIKKCDLHRLEEGPPVTTVLTREDGLKYYRMMQTVRRMELKADQLYKQKIIRGFCHLCDGQEACCVGLEAGINPTDHLITAYRAHGFTFTRGLPVRAILAELTGRRGGCAKGKGGSMHMYAKNFYGGNGIVGAQVPLGAGIALACKYNGKDEVCLTLYGDGAANQGQIFEAYNMAALWKLPCIFICENNRYGMGTSVERAAASTDYYKRGDFIPGLRVDGMDILCVREATKFAAAYCRSGKGPILMELQTYRYHGHSMSDPGVSYRTREEIQEVRSKSDPIMLLKDRMVNSNLASVEELKEIDVEVRKEIEDAAQFATADPEPPLEELGYHIYSSDPPFEVRGANQWIKFKSVS comes from the exons GCAAGCAGAGTGCTGGTAGCTTCCCGTAATTTCGCAAATGATGCTACATTTGAGATTAAG AAATGTGACCTTCATCGTCTAGAAGAGGGCCCTCCAGTCACCACAGTGCTCACCAGAGAGGATGGGCTCAAGTACTACAGGATGATGCAGACCGTGCGCCGGATGGAGCTCAAGGCGGATCAGCTGTATAAGCAGAAAATTATTCGTGGTTTCTGTCACTTGTGTGATGGTCAG GAAGCCTGCTGTGTGGGCCTGGAGGCTGGCATAAACCCCACGGACCATCTCATCACTGCCTATCGAGCCCATGGCTTCACCTTCACTCGGGGCCTGCCTGTCCGAGCAATTCTTGCAGAATTAACAG GACGAAGAGGAGGCTGTGCTAAGGGGAAAGGCGGATCAATGCACATGTACGCCAAGAACTTCTATGGCGGCAACGGTATCGTTGGAGCTCAG GTGCCCCTGGGTGCAGGAATTGCTCTGGCCTGCAAGTATAATGGCAAAGATGAGGTCTGTTTGACATTATATGGTGATGGTGCTGCTAACCAG GGTCAGATATTTGAAGCTTACAATATGGCAGCATTGTGGAAATTACCTTGTATTTTCATCTGTGAGAATAACCGCTATGGCATGGGCACATCTGTTGAGAGAGCAGCAGCCAGCACGGATTACTACAAAAGAGGAGATTTCATTCCTGGACTGAGG GTAGATGGAATGGATATCTTGTGTGTCCGAGAGGCAACAAAGTTTGCAGCTGCCTACTGCAGGTCTGGTAAG GGGCCTATCCTGATGGAGCTACAGACTTACCGCTACCATGGACATAGTATGAGTGACCCTGGAGTCAG TTATCGCACTCGAGAAGAAATCCAGGAAGTAAGAAGTAAGAGTGACCCTATTATGCTTCTCAAGGATAGAATGGTGAACAGCAATCTTGCAAGTGTTGAAGAATTAAAG GAGATTGATGTGGAAGTGAGGAAAGAAATCGAGGATGCTGCCCAGTTTGCCACGGCTGATCCGGAGCCGCCATTGGAGGAGCTAGGCTATCATATCTACAGCAGTGACCCACCCTTCGAAGTGCGTGGTGCCAACCAGTGGATCAAGTTTAAGTCAGTCAGTTAA